One region of Trichosurus vulpecula isolate mTriVul1 chromosome 1, mTriVul1.pri, whole genome shotgun sequence genomic DNA includes:
- the LRRC24 gene encoding leucine-rich repeat-containing protein 24 yields the protein MALGESMLSSLLPILSLLLLRGQGCPTACRCYSMTVECGSLSLQKVPPGIPPITQTVFLQDNSITQIHQADLASLSGLQYLYMQNNSLWALEPGAFLGQQQLLELALNRNRIHLLTSSIFKGLDHLRVLYLAGNQITRLLDFTFCYLTRLQELHLQENSIELLEAQALAGLSSLALLDLSKNQLSTISRDSLVPLASLQVLRLTENPWRCDCALHWLGTWIKEGGQRLLSSLDKKIVCSEPPRLAHQSLLDISGNSLICIPPTVHVEPLEVMARLGDDLRVSCQASGYPQPLVTWRKVAQSRMGLPRASVRLVGGVPGLSEGSLGEHLASDTGSGMLSLTNITMAHAGKYECEATNPGGSTRVPFHLLVNLSQQQPPRPPAPASGAVSREPLYEAGSMDFHALGTATQTAIAAGISLLALTALLLTIMICRKHRKRKKAKQEESVLYVNDYSDGPTTFAQLEEYRDERGHEMFVINRNKPLFPTYEDSGEGPAAGRPGLVPSSEPLQDQGLLFQPQIAYEIHC from the exons ATGGCCTTGGGGGAGTCCATGCTGTCCAGCCTCCTCCCCATCCTGAGCCTCCTGCTGCTCAGGGGCCAGGGCTGCCCCACTGCCTGTCGCTGCTACAGCATGACTGTGGAGTGTGGTTCACTGAGCCTACAGAAGGTCCCTCCTGGGATTCCACCCATCACTCAG ACAGTGTTCCTGCAGGATAACAGCATTACGCAGATTCACCAGGCAGACTTGGCCTCACTCTCGGGCCTGCAGTATCTCTACATGCAGAACAACAGCCTGTGGGCCTTGGAGCCAGGCGCCTTCCTCGGCCAGCAGCAACTACTGGAGTTAGCCCTCAATCGCAACCGCATCCACCTGCTCACCAGCAGCATCTTCAAGGGCCTGGACCACCTGCGGGTGCTCTACCTGGCAGGGAATCAGATCACACGGCTCCTTGATTTCACCTTCTGCTACTTGACG AGACTGCAGGAGCTGCATCTGCAGGAAAACAGTATTGAGCTGCTGGAAGCCCAGGCCCTGGCTGGCCTCTCCTCCCTGGCGCTGCTCGACCTCAGCAAGAACCAGCTGAGTACCATCAGCCGGGACTCCCTGGTCCCTCTGGCCAGCCTGCAGGTCCTCCGTCTCACAG AGAACCCCTGGCGCTGTGACTGTGCTCTGCACTGGCTCGGAACCTGGATCAAGGAAGGAGGTCAGAGACTCCTCAGCTCCCTGGACAAGAAAATTGTGTGCTCCGAGCCCCCACGCCTGGCCCACCAGAGCCTCCTGGACATCTCAGGCAACAGCCTTATCTGCATTCCCCCTACAGTGCACGTGGAGCCACTGGAGGTGATGGCCCGGCTTGGGGATGACTTGCGGGTCTCCTGTCAGGCCTCGGGTTACCCCCAGCCTCTGGTCACTTGGAGGAAAGTGGCCCAGTCCCGAATGGGGCTGCCTAGAGCAAGTGTCCGGTTGGTGGGTGGGGTCCCGGGGTTGAGCGAGGGGAGTTTAGGGGagcatttggcctcagacacaggGAGCGGGATGCTTTCCCTCACCAACATCACTATGGCCCATGCTGGAAAATACGAGTGTGAGGCCACCAACCCCGGAGGCAGTACCCGCGTGCCCTTCCACCTGTTGGTGAACTTGTCCCAGCAGCAGCCACCCCGGCCCCCTGCCCCGGCCTCTGGAGCTGTGAGCCGGGAGCCCCTGTATGAGGCGGGCAGCATGGACTTCCACGCCCTGGGCACGGCCACGCAGACGGCCATAGCTGCCGGCATCTCCCTGCTAGCCCTCACCGCCCTGCTGCTGACCATCATGATCTGCAGAAAgcaccggaaaaggaaaaaagccaaacaGGAGGAGAGTGTCCTGTACGTCAATGACTACTCAGACGGGCCCACGACCTTCGCCCAGCTGGAAGAATACCGGGACGAGCGGGGCCACGAGATGTTCGTCATCAACCGAAACAAGCCCCTCTTCCCCACCTACGAGGATTCCGGGGAGGGGCCGGCCGCCGGCCGCCCGGGCCTGGTCCCCAGCTCGGAGCCCCTGCAAGACCAGGGCCTCTTGTTCCAGCCACAGATTGCCTATGAAATCCACTGCTGA
- the LOC118843789 gene encoding uncharacterized protein LOC118843789, producing MPRKRRRRGGVCGAPTPEEGRAGGRGVFPFGLLPVDCQLHIFSFLTEAEKCAAAEVCRAWSQLMRTPRLWRTADFMRLGAFQSGLEVVLVSAREFERWKAWVHQYAYHLMARGASLLRLRASFNLADQGARWADFLSGFLEGVHCGDLRDLELNWTLTHLEPPDFYPPGVCSMTQVSLAKLDQIHNFQVLLEQLLVRAPRLSRAKLPFDWSAQSVALLTRFQQLRTLELKYFWSFKGVCPDRMQELTKALPNLKTLVLHVLVPVRDLGVSYALESQSLETLDVSQSRGLVFRHLDLPALKALRVKKTVRGIILNCRTRLALQSRWACLYTLLCRGTPNLRVLNNQTLLPHWREQAYKELHALLLQACYCTRHSDTWLL from the coding sequence ATGCCCCGGAAGCGGCGGCGACGAGGCGGCGTTTGCGGCGCCCCGACCCCGGAGGAGGGCCGTGCCGGCGGGCGCGGCGTGTTCCCCTTCGGGCTGCTGCCCGTGGACTGCCAGCTGCACATCTTCTCGTTCCTGACGGAGGCGGAGAAGTGCGCGGCAGCCGAGGTGTGCCGCGCCTGGAGCCAGCTGATGCGCACGCCCCGCCTGTGGCGCACGGCCGACTTCATGCGGCTCGGCGCCTTCCAGTCGGGCCTGGAGGTGGTGCTGGTGTCGGCGCGGGAGTTCGAGCGCTGGAAGGCCTGGGTGCACCAGTATGCCTACCACCTCATGGCGCGCGGGGCCAGCCTGCTGCGGCTCCGGGCCAGCTTCAACTTGGCCGACCAGGGCGCCCGCTGGGCGGACTTCCTTAGCGGCTTCCTGGAGGGCGTCCACTGCGGGGATCTGCGGGACCTGGAGCTCAACTGGACCCTGACGCACCTGGAGCCCCCGGACTTCTACCCGCCGGGCGTGTGCAGCATGACCCAGGTGAGCCTCGCCAAGCTGGACCAGATCCACAACTTCCAGGTGCTGCTGGAGCAGCTGCTGGTCCGGGCACCCCGCCTCAGCCGCGCCAAGCTGCCCTTTGACTGGTCGGCCCAATCCGTGGCGCTGCTCACACGCTTTCAGCAGCTCCGCACCTTGGAGCTCAAGTACTTCTGGAGCTTCAAGGGTGTGTGCCCAGATAGAATGCAGGAACTGACCAAGGCCCTGCCCAACCTCAAGACCCTAGTCCTGCACGTGCTCGTGCCCGTCAGAGACCTGGGTGTATCCTACGCACTCGAGTCCCAATCCCTGGAAACTCTAGATGTATCCCAGAGCCGGGGCCTAGTGTTCCGTCACCTTGACCTGCCGGCACTTAAAGCTCTTCGGGTAAAGAAGACAGTCCGGGGAATCATCCTCAACTGCCGCACACGCCTGGCCCTACAAAGCCGCTGGGCCTGCCTCTACACACTGTTGTGCCGCGGGACCCCTAATCTTCGAGTCCTCAATAACCAGACCCTGCTGCCTCACTGGCGGGAGCAGGCCTATAAGGAACTGCACGCCTTATTACTTCAGGCCTGCTATTGTACCCGCCACTCAGATACCTGGCTCCTATAG